Genomic window (Pirellulaceae bacterium):
CGCCGTGCGGTGAATTCTTAATTCTTCTTGATATTTGGCGGATCCGGACAGATTGTTAAGTTCAAACGGATCTGACTTAAGATCGTAAAGTTCTTCTGACGGTCTTGGTTTGACGAAGCATTGTTGTTGATTGTGGGCCAGTTGCCCGATGGTTGCCAATCGTTTCATCTCGACGTAGGTCGGACTGCGAACTGCGTCTGCGGGGGGCGTATTGGGCAGATCGTTGTAGACATTGTGAATGTATTTGAATTGTTTTGAGCGAGCTGCTCGGGAGTGATCTTCGAAGTCGTGCCAATTTTTTTCGGCGAACACATAATCGCGAATCGATTGGTCTGGTTGAGTGAGCAAGTTCTGGAAATTGCGACCATCCATCTTCGGGTCTGGTGGTAGACCCGCGAGGTGAAGTATTGTAGGTCCGATGTCGACAGAGCTGACCAATTGTTCGCAACGCGAGCCGGCTGAGATCTTAACCGGCCAGCGGATCATGAGCGGAGTGCGAATACCGCTGTCGTATAAAGTGGTCTTGTCACGTGGAAACGGACGTCCGTTGTCACTCAGGAAAATTACAACCGTGTTACGACTCAACTGCTGTCGTTCCAGTTCGTCGAGCACTCCTCCAATATATTGATCGAGGCGAGCGATTTCGTTGTAATAGCGAGCATAATCGGCTCTGACTTTGTCGGTATCTGGATGGTAGGGCGGCAAACGCACGGTGGCCGGTTCGTGCGGAGAATCAGAAATCTGCTTGTCATAAGGTCGATGAGGATCGACAGCAGCCAACCAGAGGAAAAAAGGTCGGTCCTTGGGGCGGAGTTCTAGAAGACGAAGCCAGTCCGTACATCCGCTCTTTGCTTCACCCACTGCGCTTTCCTGGAAAGTGCCCGATGCTCCTGATGTGCCGCTTGGTAATTGGAAGCCTGAGGTGTCTACTTCGTGGATCAAATCAAACCGATCTCGGACCTGATTGCCCAGGTGCCATTTTCCGGCCGCTGCGGTCCAATAGCCCGCCTGCTTGAGTTGTTCTACGAAGGTTGACTGTTCTTTTGGCAAAGGCCAATGTAGTTCGTCGGCATCCGTGTTATGGGGGTAGCGACCGGTTAGCAAGCTTGCTCGACTTGGACTGCAAGAACTGATTGTTAAGAAAGCGCGATCGAAACAAATTCCCTCCCGGGCGAAACTATCCAGTCGTGGTGTCTTGACGATGGGATTACCAAATGCTCCGCAGTCATCCCAAGCCATGTCATCGGCGATGATCAAGACGAAGTTCGGACGATCGATCGAACCTGTGGGCATATCTGCCCAAGAGTTTGAACAAAGCCAGCAGACGATGAAGAAACCGGTAAATTGTCGAGTCAAGTTATTGCTCCTTACGTGTATGAATCGTTTCGGAGTATTTCAGCGCGCCCGTTTTGCCGTCGAAGTATTGGAAAATCACGAAGGGCCGGGGAAACGCGACCCAACGAGTCCCGTCCTGTTGGGGAGGGTTGTTGAAAACATTTTTAACTTGCACGATGCAATAATGGGGAAAGAGCCGGTGCTTGCGGGGAATGTCGCTTAACACATAACTTGACCAGCGAATGTCGCATTTTCGCGGTCCGTACTGGAATTCACCGTTCGCCGGTCGCCCCCCTTCGTCTTCGATTGGCCGGTGATTCACGGAGTTGTGAGGACCGGAGGCAAATTCCCAAACGTTGTCGGTAATCTTGATCGCAAAGCTATTGTGCAGATCGCCCGTCAGAACGAACACGGGCGCGTCGAGTTGATCCCAGAAGTTAATTAGTTTTTCTCGGTCGTGTAAAAAAACTGTCCAAGCATCATCTTTGGCTGTTGCAAGATTTAAATCGTCACCCCCGCCCGCTCCCACATGCGGAACCATGAAATTGACGGATGAAATAACGAATTGAAAGTCAGCGTCGCTTTGACCCATCGCTCGGATGAGCCAATCCATCTGTTGCCGACCAAGCATGGAAACATCTGGGCGGTTCGGTCGTGTGACATCGTGGAGATCCCGATGGGATCGCGTATCGAGAAAGAAAAAATCACAGTTTGCGATTCGAAATTGTCCATACGTGCGTCGGCCAATGGAATAACTTGATTTGCCGGTTGCAACGGCTGCCGGTTGAATTCGCAAACGATGTTGATCGATCACCTCAACGATTTCGTAGACACCATGATTGGGGTCAGCAGACGACGAATCCGGCTCAGGATCCAATACACCTGCCAACTGCCCGCCCCAGTGGACGTGTAGATTTGCCAGCTGATTTAAGGGCATCTCTTGGAATTTCGCGGCGCCATCATAAAGCACATCCTGGTCTTTCGTGAGCGTGGCACTGCCAAAATAGGCTGGCTGTTTGTGACGCAACGGATTGGACCAGGCCAGGTAGTCAAACCAAGCCCGCACGGCGATGTCACGAAAAACGGCGCGGCGGTCACGGAACCCCGCGGTCCCTGTGCCATAAATATCATTCAATGCTTCGTGATCATCATAGGTAAAGAAAGACGGAACGTGACGATGCCATTCGGCCAAGTTCGGTGCCCGATCAAGATATTGTTTGTAGTTCTGCCAAACCCCGGTGATGCTGGGCGCTTGCTCAACGATTTTTGGGAGTGGGCTCTGTTGAGTTTGTGTTTTCCATTGGTTGACTGGGTAGTCCCGTTGCTCTTCGTAGAGCCAATCGCCATTGAGAATTGCAAAGTCAACCTTGTCTTTTACTTGTCGGTTAAGTGTGTCGTAGGTTGGTAAACTTGGCCCGGCACCCGATTCGGGTTGCTGATTGTTACCGCAGGCGAATTCGAAGGAAAAATTGAACAACCCTTTGGGGTTATGTTGTGGATCAATTCGTTTTTTTGCATCCGGAAAGGTCCGGAAAGATCCTCGTTGTGACGAGTCATGGTCCGGAGCAAAGATTTCGTAGAAATAATCGGTATTGGGTGCCAGGTTTTTCAGTGTCACGACACCGGTGCAATCGTCCTCGATCTTGGTGGGTTGCCGTTTGGATATTTGATCTAACTCGTCGGAGGAAGTCCCGTAGCGAACTTGGAGCGATGCGGGTTTCGATGTCCGAGCCCAAATGCTCATTGAATCGCTAGCGGGTCGTCCGAGGATGGGGCCGTGAGTGATCTCTTGAGCGAGGCAGGGAATCGTCAGTAAACAGCAAATTAGCGAGAGTCCGCAGCGCGAAATAGGGCTCTTTGTCATGCGATTTCCTTAATCTGTAACGCGCGAGGTTGTTAATCCGTGGTCATCAATCCGGAACTCGACCCGATGCGTTCGTCTCGTTCAAGTAAATTGGATCGTACCTTGGCCAACCATCTTTTTCCGGGAAAGTGTCAACGATGGCTTCTAGATTTTTGCGAGCTGCTAGAACATTGGCGTCGACCGAATTAATCAGATTCGTAGACTCGGTTGGGTCTTGCTGCAGGTCATAAAGTTCGATTGGTTGCTGTTGTTGATCGATTCGCAACTTAAACCTCTTGTCGCGAATGACGCGATCCCGAAATTCAAACTGAGGGGCTACGCGTTGGCGAGTTTGATCAAATCGTGCGGGTTGCCCACCCATTGCCATGATCCATTCACGAGGTGAGTCATCGGCATGTCCGAGAATCAGTGGCGCGAAGCTTTTGCCATCAATCACGGTGTTGTCGGGGAGCGATGCATGGGCTAAATCGATGAAGGTTGGAAATAAATCGCTGAAGTCCACCAACGCATCGGTTACCACCCCGGCCGGCACTTGTCCTGGCCCATAAACGATAAACGGTTGGCAAACACCTGCCTCGTTCGATTGGCCTTTGGCTCCCCGTACAGTTCGCCCGTTTCTCCGACCACTGATCCCACGGGCGCTACCATTGTCGGTCGTCCAAATCAGGATGGTATCTTCCGCA
Coding sequences:
- a CDS encoding sulfatase; this translates as MTRQFTGFFIVCWLCSNSWADMPTGSIDRPNFVLIIADDMAWDDCGAFGNPIVKTPRLDSFAREGICFDRAFLTISSCSPSRASLLTGRYPHNTDADELHWPLPKEQSTFVEQLKQAGYWTAAAGKWHLGNQVRDRFDLIHEVDTSGFQLPSGTSGASGTFQESAVGEAKSGCTDWLRLLELRPKDRPFFLWLAAVDPHRPYDKQISDSPHEPATVRLPPYHPDTDKVRADYARYYNEIARLDQYIGGVLDELERQQLSRNTVVIFLSDNGRPFPRDKTTLYDSGIRTPLMIRWPVKISAGSRCEQLVSSVDIGPTILHLAGLPPDPKMDGRNFQNLLTQPDQSIRDYVFAEKNWHDFEDHSRAARSKQFKYIHNVYNDLPNTPPADAVRSPTYVEMKRLATIGQLAHNQQQCFVKPRPSEELYDLKSDPFELNNLSGSAKYQEELRIHRTALAEWKQRTNDQIPKMRTADEFDRVTGTPTAARRRPRWSKKRMVQAGLTAP
- a CDS encoding alkaline phosphatase D family protein; this translates as MTKSPISRCGLSLICCLLTIPCLAQEITHGPILGRPASDSMSIWARTSKPASLQVRYGTSSDELDQISKRQPTKIEDDCTGVVTLKNLAPNTDYFYEIFAPDHDSSQRGSFRTFPDAKKRIDPQHNPKGLFNFSFEFACGNNQQPESGAGPSLPTYDTLNRQVKDKVDFAILNGDWLYEEQRDYPVNQWKTQTQQSPLPKIVEQAPSITGVWQNYKQYLDRAPNLAEWHRHVPSFFTYDDHEALNDIYGTGTAGFRDRRAVFRDIAVRAWFDYLAWSNPLRHKQPAYFGSATLTKDQDVLYDGAAKFQEMPLNQLANLHVHWGGQLAGVLDPEPDSSSADPNHGVYEIVEVIDQHRLRIQPAAVATGKSSYSIGRRTYGQFRIANCDFFFLDTRSHRDLHDVTRPNRPDVSMLGRQQMDWLIRAMGQSDADFQFVISSVNFMVPHVGAGGGDDLNLATAKDDAWTVFLHDREKLINFWDQLDAPVFVLTGDLHNSFAIKITDNVWEFASGPHNSVNHRPIEDEGGRPANGEFQYGPRKCDIRWSSYVLSDIPRKHRLFPHYCIVQVKNVFNNPPQQDGTRWVAFPRPFVIFQYFDGKTGALKYSETIHTRKEQ